The following nucleotide sequence is from Desertibacillus haloalkaliphilus.
GTTCCATATCTTCATAAAATTTATCTAAGAATGGATTTTCTTCTACAATTTCTTTTACTAAAGGAAATTGAAATTCCTTTGAAAGCATTGTAGCCAAGGTTGTTTTTCCGGCTCCAATTGGGCCTTCC
It contains:
- a CDS encoding deoxynucleoside kinase; the encoded protein is MYPAPFIAVEGPIGAGKTTLATMLSKEFQFPLVKEIVEENPFLDKFYEDME